The following are encoded together in the Salvia hispanica cultivar TCC Black 2014 chromosome 6, UniMelb_Shisp_WGS_1.0, whole genome shotgun sequence genome:
- the LOC125196376 gene encoding zinc finger A20 and AN1 domain-containing stress-associated protein 4-like produces the protein MEQNETGCQTPQAPIMCANNCGFFGTAATMNMCSKCYKDLVLEQEQAKLAASSIQSIVNGSSSVGGQDSDAAVISETQIAPSDMVESPQSSSVPPASGHAEEVKEGPKRCGVCRKRVGLTGFNCRCGSMFCSMHRYSDKHECSFDYRSSGQEAIAKANPVVKADKIDKI, from the coding sequence ATGGAACAGAATGAGACTGGATGCCAAACTCCTCAAGCTCCTATCATGTGTGCAAATAACTGTGGATTCTTTGGGACAGCAGCTACCATGAATATGTGCTCCAAGTGTTACAAGGACCTGGTTTTGGAGCAAGAGCAAGCAAAGCTTGCTGCTTCCTCAATCCAGAGTATCGTTAACGGGAGTTCCTCTGTTGGTGGACAGGATTCAGATGCTGCTGTAATTAGTGAAACACAGATTGCCCCATCAGACATGGTGGAATCACCTCAGTCATCATCTGTACCTCCTGCAAGTGGGCATGCTGAGGAAGTGAAAGAAGGTCCAAAAAGGTGTGGTGTGTGCAGGAAGCGGGTTGGTTTAACAGGTTTTAATTGTCGATGTGGCAGCATGTTCTGTTCTATGCACCGTTACTCGGACAAACATGAGTGCTCCTTCGACTACCGTTCTTCTGGTCAGGAGGCTATAGCCAAAGCCAACCCAGTTGTGAAGGCAGATAAGATTGACAAGATATAG
- the LOC125195327 gene encoding uncharacterized protein LOC125195327 yields MGYYLADGIYPQWPVFLKTIRCPLGDRRRYFARAQESARKDVERAFGVLQSRFALVKGPTRFFYQGDIADIMYACIIMHNMIIEDEHEGVLDVTNDPSVASSSHGVSTESARQGVPHNEHERFQAFMDIHQKEAHQALQHDIIEELSSLTSIPWKWGLFGQVIPALD; encoded by the exons ATGGGGTACTACCTGGCTGACGGCATCTATCCGCAATGGCCCGTGTTtctgaagacgatcagatgccCACTCGGAGATAGAAGAAGGTATTTTGCCCGAGCGCAAGAGTctgcgcgcaaggatgtggagagggcatttggggtgctccaatcgcgatTTGCACTGGTAAAGGGTCCGACGCGCTTTTTCTACCAGGGGGATATTGCCGatatcatgtatgcgtgcatcatcatgcataacatgatcatcGAAGATGAACACGAAGGCGTCCTCGACGTCACCAACGACCCAAGTGTTGCATCATCGAGTCACGGTGTCTCAACCGAGTCCGCCCGCCAGGGTGTACCGCACAACGAACATGAACGGTTCCAGGCGTTCATGGACATACACCAGAAGGAGGCCCATCAAGCACTACAACacgatatcatcgaagaatt ATCTTCTCTAACTTCCATTCCATGGAAGTGGGGTCTGTTTGGACAGGTTATACCAGCTCTTGATTGA